A genome region from Anopheles stephensi strain Indian chromosome 2, UCI_ANSTEP_V1.0, whole genome shotgun sequence includes the following:
- the LOC118502670 gene encoding rho GTPase-activating protein 100F isoform X3 has product MCDSATTGCFFSRSSKENGRSVPDLTASPGRAPPGPMPSHQAQALQQQQQQHQQQQQQGLQGHHQQQQQRQGSKEPVLLQGDFRKVSGISSEIFRQIEAVENDHDPSTAAALEVVERRGEMIVRILEPRCMGSRQAIDAGQKFLNKSDARHTVQLVEIVKRPGQTLGLYIREGNGADRSDGVFISRIALESAVYNSGCLRVGDEILAVNLVDVTRMSLDDVVIIMSIPRRLVLAIRQRRGNRGANSPGPPQMSRPEQKPPPVVVIKRDLRDEDLDDSDRAPRSSRSSRERRTGDGREMTESRSRLGLGLNNYSPQSEQLDLYYGAGRGPGGGPGSVETPSWGYKPPAPPSSVITEQPKGMHGGFQTSHSYYQNAGTLESLAEKVHAFYPSATTNRRMSAGPAGVAMSQSHQRFPRSGSDQHLPRVEYADYASLGRHPLLARSSLKSDLVGAAPIAGGTLGRYGRYDAPPQPRGPKYGPSPLGATASLQRRSRPALDYSSDTEATIGPRPSYYYYNHPAMAASGTMGRGSTQALGGGPEFAKFNSLPRERPGATRLGLRGRITDRLQDEADGNVSAPEYSLPIRRDIRDLRNRITASPSIFTSDEYRAWLRRAPSSSAICEQMRASRDLLNQQRAHRFSCSAENIHDVLKNTEHIYSSRTGLGVGGGGGVVGGTLDRHSMAAGGPRMSSLPVRSLSSQHIGGPSSIRSPSVRRMRQLLELTQGAGVGGVPGSVMAALAGHQSPAPTPSTTLPRAHRQIDINPAEYTKYKLDKPVVDAVGMSGMLWIHLLAGRGLRAMSETSQIQQPLIRDLYCVLECDRIHKARTVVRSGDLQFDWDESFELDLVCNKQLDVLVYSWDPQHRHKLCYRGALSLTTLLRQSPIHQLALKVEPRGTIYLRLRHTDPFQLFRRRGLPSLRGNVPALFGADLETVVTRESKGAPGSAPVPIILRRCVEEVERRGLDIIGLYRLCGSATKKRLLREAFERNSRAVELTPEHVPDINVITGVLKDYLRELPEPLFTKCLFQMTVDALGSVCLPDDPEGNAKLMLSILDCLPRANRATLVFLLDHLSLVVSASERNKMSAQALATALGPPLMLHSASVGANEEIDHAQPIAVLKYLLQIWPQPGSGTGAPTSGRRGEPVEPRGNKASALPAGKSAAAAAAASSAALQQLGTSSSSSISHRSSSSSNIQHQLHSSSSTNLAGTISSISSSRSPHALASSSSSSNIQSSVPPSIQPRSAANNPSTTSSTLGQHLLSATPSTLQYQSVVAQLAQSHRALQQAGQQPHQSEVSAGLAERVQSPHHATPSPSSSSTSSASGSGSGTDTIKRGASPASVKFKESTSSYSLKSDTQSRILASSRQHQPPGTSQYSNGSGSNGGIGTTASTSYATDLLHARTSSLFAASAGSDYLSSTSSIASSVASSAAGAGPATSAAAAASSSSAGLYGKVSSASGVTSAPVTSTLNITTFSLDEKNNLVVSPSPSSASESSYRSSSPASSIQRDKSPNKSGSPSPLRRQDPLDRADSLPATGTSTASTSGTAAATAPSTTAASSSGGSSFMSSLRSQTLGSYQFPSTNLKLTSQLSSGSSGQDTSDDGSTSSLLRKLTSSLSRTIVSNTGTLPLSLGREKLAELSSTGPSGTAAAGSSSAGAYSSSSGIGSISSSISSSIGGSSTSNTSNSGSGLRTMSSSLGYTGIGSGASVLDGGMSAGGSGSVTTAAAVTSMNLYGTLPKNSSIYSSYGVGSGTSVSTSGSGFSGLLSGTTSSYGISERLRALTSGSGSVGGDGGGDGGGTGSTSIDSGAAGSSAGDLESSGYDYESSGFSSASYSGMATSGASIGSGGGLSSSYFSTGSNSSPFATVSGGGAGTKGADTNPYRVQYASTNPFLPSFNPPSDGSNGSRGDTKTSIDDEPFDMK; this is encoded by the exons ATGTGCGATAGTGCCACCACCGGATGCTTTTTCTCGCGGAGCAGCAAG GAAAATGGAAGATCTGTGCCTGACCTCACTGCAAGCCCCGGGCGGGCACCGCCGGGTCCGATGCCTTCGCACCAGGCGCAGgctctccagcagcagcagcagcaacaccagcagcaacagcagcagggccTGCAGggacaccatcagcagcagcagcagcgacaggGTTCGAAGGAACCGGTCCTGCTGCAGGGTGACTTCCGGAAGGTGTCCGGCATCAGTTCGGAGATCTTCCGGCAGATTGAGGCGGTGGAGAATGACCACGATCCGAGCACCGCGGCCGCTTTGGAG GTGGTGGAGCGAAGGGGCGAAATGATAGTTCGTATCCTGGAGCCTCGATGTATGGGCAGTCGGCAGGCCATCGATGCGGGGCAGAAGTTCCTCAACAAGAGTGACGCCAGGCACACTGTTCAG CTGGTGGAGATCGTCAAACGGCCGGGCCAAACACTGGGACTGTACATCCGCGAAGGCAACGGTGCGGACCGGTCGGATGGCGTGTTCATATCTAGGATAGCTTTAGAGTCGGCCGTTTACAACAGCGGTTGCCTGCGG GTTGGTGATGAGATTCTGGCCGTGAATCTGGTCGACGTAACGCGAATGTCTCTGGATGACGTGGTAATCATCATGTCAATACCGCGCCGTCTCGTACTGGCCATCCGCCAGCGGCGTGGCAATCGTGGTGCAAACTCGCCCGGTCCGCCACAGATGTCTCGGCCCGAGCAAAAACCACCTCCAGTCGTAGTTATCAAGCGCGACCTGCGGGACGAAGATCTGGACGACTCGGACCGGGCACCACGCTCCTCGCGATCTTCCCGCGAACGTCGCACCGGGGATGGGCGCGAAATGACGGAGTCACGCTCGCGACTCGGACTGGGCCTAAACAATTACAGTCCACAGAGCGAACAGCTGGATCTTTACTATGGCGCGGGCCGTGGTCCAGGCGGTGGACCAGGTTCGGTTGAGACACCGAGCTGGGGCTAcaaaccaccggcaccaccaTCGTCGGTGATTACGGAGCAGCCGAAGGGTATGCACGGTGGCTTCCAGACATCGCACTCCTATTATCAAAATGCCGGGACGCTCGAAAGCCTCGCGGAGAAGGTACACGCGTTCTACCCGTCGGCCACCACTAACCGCCGCATGTCGGCGGGCCCGGCCGGGGTTGCGATGAGCCAGTCGCATCAGCGTTTCCCACGCAGCGGATCCGATCAGCATCTGCCGCGTGTGGAGTACGCTGACTACGCGTCCCTCGGACGGCATCCGCTGCTGGCACGCTCCAGTCTCAAGTCGGATTTGGTCGGAGCGGCTCCAATCGCTGGCGGTACACTCGGACGATACGGTCGCTACGATGCGCCTCCGCAACCTCGGGGTCCCAAGTACGGTCCATCGCCGCTGGGAGCGACTGCCTCACTGCAACgccgatcacgtcccgcgctAGACTATTCCAGCGACACGGAGGCGACTATCGGACCGCGGCccagctactactactacaatcATCCGGCAATGGCGGCCAGCGGTACGATGGGACGGGGCAGTACGCAGGCACTCGGCGGAGGTCCTGAGTTTGCCAAGTTTAACTCGTTACCGCGCGAACGACCCGGTGCGACACGGTTGGGTCTTCGGGGGCGCATCACCGACCGGCTGCAGGACGAAGCGGATGGTAATGTGTCCGCTCCGGAGTACTCACTGCCGATCCGGCGAGATATTCGCGACCTGCGCAATCGCATCACGGCCAGCCCGTCGATCTTTACGTCGGATGAGTATCGGGCGTGGTTGAGGCGAGCACCGAGCAGTTCGGCCATCTGTGAGCAGATGCGTGCTTCGCGGGATCTGCTCAATCAGCAGCGAGCCCACCGGTTCTCGTGCAGTGCGGAGAACATCCACGACGTGCTGAAGAACACCGAGCACATCTACAGCAGCCGGACGGGACTGGGGGTGGGCGGAGGTGGTGGAGTCGTTGGTGGTACGCTGGACCGTCATTCGATGGCGGCCGGAGGTCCTCGCATGTCTTCCCTGCCAGTACGCTCACTGTCCTCGCAGCACATCGGTGGACCGTCCTCGATTCGGTCTCCGAGTGTGCGGCGCATGAGACAACTGTTGGAGCTAACGCAGGGCGCCGGTGTGGGTGGAGTGCCGGGATCGGTTATGGCGGCACTGGCCGGACATCAGAGTCCGGCACCAACGCCCAGTACGACACTGCCAAGAGCGCACCGCCAGATCGACATCAATCCGGCGGAGTACACCAAGTACAAGCTGGACAAACCGGTCGTGGATGCGGTCGGCATGTCGGGCATGCTGTGGATACATCTGCTGGCCGGACGCGGTCTGCGCGCGATGTCGGAAACGTCCCAGATACAGCAGCCGCTCATACGCGATCTGTACTGTGTGCTGGAGTGTGACCGCATCCACAAGGCACGCACGGTGGTACGGTCGGGCGATCTGCAGTTTGACTGGGACGAATCGTTCGAGCTGGATCTCGTGTGCAACAAGCAGCTGGACGTGCTCGTTTACTCGTGGGACCCGCAGCACCGACACAAGCTGTGCTATCGTGGTGCGCTTTCGCTCACGACTCTGCTACGACAATCACCGATACATCAGCTAGCGCTTAAG GTTGAACCGAGAGGCACCATCTATCTGCGACTCCGGCACACGGATCCATTCCAACTGTTCCGGCGTCGCGGTCTGCCAAGCCTCCGAGGCAACGTTCCGGCTCTGTTCGGTGCTGATCTGGAGACGGTGGTAACGCGAGAATCCAAGGGAGCGCCAGGAAGTGCTCCGGTCCCGATCATACTGCGCCGTTGCGTCGAGGAGGTAGAGCGACGAGGTTTGGACATTATTGGTCTGTATCGTCTGTGTGGTTCTGCCACCAAGAAGCGATTACTACG CGAGGCATTCGAGCGGAATAGTCGTGCCGTTGAACTGACACCGGAACACGTGCCCGACATTAACGTCATCACGGGCGTGTTGAAGGACTATCTCAGGGAACTGCCGGAGCCACTGTTCACCAAGTGTCTCTTCCAGATGACGGTGGATGCCCTAGGTA GTGTTTGCCTGCCGGACGATCCCGAGGGTAATGCCAAACTTATGCTCAGTATTCTGGACTGCTTGCCACGAGCGAACAGG GCCACTCTCGTGTTTCTCCTCGACCATCTGTCGCTGGTCGTGTCCGCGTCCGAGCGTAACAAAATGTCTGCCCAGGCGTTGGCGACCGCGCTCGGACCACCGCTGATGCTACATTCGGCGAGCGTCGGCGCTAACGAGGAGATTGATCACGCACAACCGATCGCGGTGCTGAAGTACTTGCTGCAGATCTGGCCCCAGCCGGGTTCGGGCACGGGCGCACCTACTTCAG GTCGGCGCGGCGAGCCAGTCGAGCCGCGTGGAAACAAAGCCAGTGCGTTGCCAGCGGGCAaatcggcggcggcggcggcggcggcatcGTCGGCGGCGCTGCAGCAGCTgggcaccagcagcagcagcagcatcagccaccgcagcagcagcagctccaacATCCAGCATCAgctgcacagcagcagcagcaccaacttGGCGGGCACCATCAgctccatcagcagcagccgcagcccGCACGCcctggccagcagcagcagcagcagcaacatccaGTCGTCGGTACCACCGTCTATACAGCCCCGTTCAGCAGCCAACAATCCATCAACCACATCCTCAACGCTCGGTCAGCATCTGCTCTCAGCCACTCCCAGCACTCTTCAGTATCAATCAGTAGTGGCTCAGTTAGCTCAATCGCATCGAGCCTTGCAACAAGCGGGCCAACAG CCCCATCAATCGGAGGTCTCAGCGGGCTTGGCGGAGCGCGTCCAATCGCCACATCACGCCACACCCTCCCCAAGCTCTAGTTCCACTTCGTCCGCATCCGGTTCGGGGTCGG GTACTGATACAATTAAACGTGGAGCATCACCTGCCTCGGTCAAGTTCAAGGAGTCTACCAGCAGCTACTCACTCAAGTCTGACACACAGAGCCGCATTTTGGCCAGCTCGAGACAGCACCAGCCGCCCGGCACCTCCCAATACTCGAACGGATCGGGCAGTAACGGAGGCATCGGAACGACTGCTTCAACGTCGTACGCGACGGATCTACTCCACGCCCGTACTAGCTCGCTGTTTGCAGCGTCTGCCGGGTCCGACTACCTATCGTCGACATCGTCGATCGCGTCGTCCGTTGCATCGTCAGCGGCAGGTGCTGGGCCTGCCACatcggccgctgccgctgcttcgTCTTCTTCCGCCGGTCTGTACGGTAAGGTAAGCTCGGCGTCCGGAGTAACCTCTGCCCCGGTGACCAGTACGCTCAACATCACCACGTTCAGTTTGGATGAGAAGAACAACTTGGTAGTATCACCGTCACCTTCGTCGGCTTCCGAGTCATCGTACCGATCGTCCAGTCCAGCCTCAAGCATACAGCGTGACAAGTCACCGAACAAGTCGGGATCGCCCTCCCCGTTGCGTCGTCAGGATCCGCTCGATCGAGCTGATAGCTTGCCCGCTACCGGTACGTCTACCGCGTCCACGTCGGGCACAGCTGCAGCGACAGCACCATCAACGACGGCGGCCTCCTCTAGCGGTGGTAGCTCGTTTATGTCGTCGCTAAGATCTCAAACGCTCGGAAGCTATCAGTTCCCGTCGACGAATCTGAAGCTGACCAGTCAGCTGAGCAGTGGATCTTCCGGTCAGGACACGTCGGACGATGGCAGTACATCGTCGCTGTTGCGCAAGCTCACCTCATCACTTTCGCGTACGATCGTGAGCAATACGGGCACTCTACCGTTGTCGTTGGGTCGGGAAAAGCTGGCCGAACTGTCCTCAACAGGGCCGTCTGGAACAGCCGCGGCTGGCAGTAGCTCAGCGGGAGCTTACTCTAGTAGCAGCGGAATAGGTAGTATAAGCAGCAgcattagcagcagcatcggtggcagcagcaccagcaacaccagcaacagcggCAGTGGACTTCGCACGATGAGTTCTTCGCTAGGGTACACGGGCATCGGTAGTGGGGCGTCCGTGCTCGATGGTGGCATGTCGGCGGGTGGGTCCGGCTCGGTAACGACAGCGGCCGCTGTTACGAGCATGAACCTGTACGGCACACTGCCCAAGAACTCGTCCATCTACTCGTCGTACGGcgtcggttcgggtacgtccGTGAGCACGTCGGGCAGTGGGTTTTCAGGGTTGCTGTCCGGTACGACCAGCTCGTACGGCATCAGTGAGCGGCTTCGGGCGCTCACTTCGGGCAGTGGTAGCGTTGGTGGCGACGGTGGTGGCGACGGTGGTGGCACCGGTTCGACCAGCATCGACAGTGGCGCCGCCGGATCGTCGGCCGGTGATCTCGAAAGCAGCGGGTACGATTACGAATCGTCCGGCTTTTCGTCCGCATCGTACAGTGGAATGGCTACGAGTGGGGCCTCGATCGGATCCGGTGGTGGTCTGTCTTCGTCGTACTTTAGCACCGGAAGTAACAGTAGCCCGTTTGCTACGGTGTCGGGCGGTGGCGCTGGGACGAAAGGCGCGGACACAAACCCGTACCGGGTCCAGTATGCCTCCACCAATCCTTTCCTGCCTAGCTTTAATCCGCCGAGTGATGGTAGTAACGGTAGTCGTGGCGACACAAAGACATCCATCGACGATGAACCATTTGACATGAAGTAA